The Arachidicoccus terrestris genome includes the window AAAGAAACTGAGCTGGCAACGCTACAATCAATCATAAAAGACCACTTGCAGCAACATACGGTCACCACTTTTGTATGTGATTTGCTGGATAACAGCCAGATCAGTGCTTTTGCGGACCTGATCCTTAGATCCGGCCAGGCGGTGGATCTACTCATCAACAATGCAGGTATTTATGAGCCAGGAAGTTGTTATAATGAGCCTGAGGGCCAACTGGGAAAAATGTTGCAGGTCAATCTGATGAGTGCCTACCATTTGACAAGAGCCTTATTGCCCCCAATGATCGAGCGCAAAAAGGGGCATGTATTTAACCTCTGTTCCATCGCCAGTATCCAGGCCTACGCCAACGGTGGCAGCTATAGCATCAGCAAATATGCATTATCAGGGTTTACCAAAAATCTCAGAGAAGAGTTAAAGCCACTGGGCATCAAAGTAACAGGCATCTATCCCGGTGCCACACTTTCCAGCAGCTGGGATGGTCTGGATATCGATCCTAACCGGATCATGCAGGTCGACGATGTCGCCAAGATGATCTATCAGGCGGCACATCTCTCTGTCCAGGCAGTGGTGGAAGACATCATTCTCAGGCCACAATTGGGAGACCTGTAGCCGTCAAATAACCATATTAATGTGACTGCCCGACCAGTGACAAGTGGAATCCGATCAGACAGCGCTGTTCTGGGTTGGGGTATCCCAATAGATCACACATATTACAAAAGATCAGTAACACCCGTATGAAAGTTTTTGCAACGAAAGTTATTCCAGATAATGCCAAAGCGTTTTTGTCCGCCAACAATATAGTCGTAGACGAATGGACAAATCAAACGCCTATTACCAAAAACGAATTGACCAAAATAGTCACCAGTGGTAAGTATACCGGTCTGTTTGTTCTAGGTGCAAAAATTGATGCTGAGATCATACATGCAATACAAAGAAACATACAGGTAATATCTTTACTCTCCGTTGGCTATGATAACATAGACCTGCACGCTGCCACCATGGCCGGCATCCCTGTCAGTAATACCCCCGATGTGCTTAATGATGCAACAGCCGAGACCGCTTTTTTGTTGATGCAAAATGTAGCCAGAAAAGCATTTTACAATTACAGAAGAATTATGGAGGACAAGTGGCACAATGACAGCTTTATCACTAATCTAGGGGTAGATTTACAGGGAAAAACCCTCGGCATATTCGGTCTGGGAAAAATTGGACTCGTGATGGGAAAACTGTGCAGAGCAGCCTTCAACATGGAGGTCATCTATCACAATAGATCCCGCAATCCAAAGGCGGATAAAACCCTAAACGCACAGTTTGTATCTTTTGATGAATTGCTGCACAGAAGCGATGTTCTTTCCATACATTGCGCACTAACGCCTGAAACCACCCGGGTTTTCAATGCAGCCGTCTTCAAAAAGATGAAAAATTCATCCATTCTTATCAACACGGCCCGTGGGAAGGTCGTCGATGAGCCAGCCCTGATTCAGGCCCTGCAGAAAGCTGAAATCTGGGGTGCGGGACTAGATGTCACCGATCCGGAGCCCATGCAGCCAGACAACCCGCTTTTGCAGATGGCAACCGTCGCGGTACTGCCCCACATAGGCTCTGCCACGGTCAACACTCGCCATCGGATGGCGCAGCTGGCCGCAGAAAATATGCTTTTAGGCTTAACCGGTAAACGGTTAAAGACCATTGTAAACGAAGAAGTATATTCAATCAAAAAATAGGTACATAGACGGGCGGATAGCCAGCCGCAACCAGCCGATGCATGAAGCGTTTTCCAGGTACGCTTACCGGCCCTTTTTGACAGCCTCTAAAGGATTAGAGGGCGTGTACTGCCCCGCTGATCTCTTTCATTAAACTGAGGTCCTTTTCAATAGCATTTCCGACAACGACAACGTCGGCGCCGGCCCTACAATTAGCCGCTGCCTTTTCAGGTGTTTTGATACCTCCACCGACGATCAGGGGAACCGAGATACTGCCCGACACCCGCTGAATCATCTTTTCCTCAATCGGATTTCTGGCACCACTGCCGGCATCCATATAGATCAGTTTCAGCCCCAGCATTTCTCCCGCCATTGCCGTGCATAAAGCGATATCACTCTTATCTGCCGGTATGGGCGCCGTATTGGCAATATAGGAAACAGAAGTAGGGGCACCCCCGTCAATAACCATATAGCCTGTAGGCATTACTTCCAGCCCGCTGCTGCGGACCATCGGCGCACTGATCACATGCTGGCCGATCAGCAATTCCGGATTCCGGCCGGAGATCAGTGAAAGATAAAACAGCGCGTCCGCATACTTAGATACCTGAGAAGGAGAGCCGGGGAAAAGGATAACCGGGATATCACATTTAGACTTGATCCGCTGTATATTCTGATCTACGGTATTGACCACCACGAGGCTCCCGCCTACAAAAAAATAATCAACCCCTGCAGCGAGTGCCTGTTCCACAATCGGATCAATATCAGAATCATTCATTTTATCCGGATCAATCAGCACGGCGAAAGCTTTTTTGCCCGCCTGCTTCTGCTCGATAAATCTCTGGTATATAGCTGCCATAGAATAGACTTAACTTAAATTTTGAGGAGTTACTGTTTGCAAAAATGCATAAAATCTTTCAAAAAACACCGATTCAAGGCCACTTTGCGTTTAAATTCAGCAAAACTAAACCCCTGAGTACCAATTAAAATAAGCAATCATCAACTTCAGCCCGTATAATCTGAACACTTCGAGCGTTATTCGATTTCAAATCCGTAATTTTGGCGCTCCCTTATACCTCTTCTTTATCATTATCGGATTGGGTAAACAGGTCATCTTAAATATCTATATGCAAAAAATTGGAATCCTCGGAGGCGGACAACTGGGACGTATGTTATTACAGGCAGCCGCAGATTTTGTAGTGGACACTTATGTTCTTGAAAATGACCCCGGATGTCCGGCAGCGCATTTATGCCATCATTTTGTTCAGGGAGACATCAGAAATTTCGACGACGTATATAACTTTGGCAAAGGCCTGGACGCCCTGACCATTGAAATAGAATCCGTCAATGTTGATGCCCTGGACGCACTGGAAAAGGAAGGGGTGCGTGTCTATCCAAAACCCGCCGCCATCCGTACCATTAAAAACAAGATCCTTCAAAAAACCTTTTATAAAGACCATGAAATCCCGTCCCCTTCCTTTATCATCACCAACAGTCAGGCGGAAGTCAGATCCAGAAAAGATCTCTTACCAGCCGTGCATAAGCTGGGAGAAGGCGGTTATGATGGCAGAGGTGTAGAGGTCTTAAGGAAAGAGGAAGATCTGGATAAAGCCTTTGACCAGCCTGCTGTACTGGAAACGATGGTGGAGATTGAAAAAGAGATCGCCATCACCGTCGCCAAGAACGACCAGGGCGAACTCACCCTTTTCCCCGCGGTGGAAATGCTGTTTGATCAAAAGCTCAACCTGCTGGATTTTCAGCTATCTCCGGCCCGCATTGACAAGCAAGTTCTCTGGAAGGCCGAAGCGATGGCTCAGAAAGTCGTGGAAAAACTAAATAGCCCCGGTTTATTTGCAGTAGAACTTTTTATCGACCGCACCGGCAATGTCTGGGTCAATGAAACGGCTCCGAGGGTGCATAACAGCGGGCACCATACCATTGAAGCTAATTATTGCAGCCAATATCATATGCTGCTCAGGATACTTATGCAGCTACCGCTGGGTAATACTGCTCCCATTATCCCTTCCTCCATTGTCAACATTCTGGGCGCTCCCGGTTACCAGGGTGAGGCAAAATATGAAGGATTGGACGAAGTGTTGAAAATGGATAACGTATTTGTGCATCTCTACGGAAAAACAATGACCAAACCCGGTCGTAAAATGGGGCACGTGACCATTCTCAGTCAGGAACCTCAGGAGTTGATCTTCAAAGCCAATAAGATCAAAAATATCCTGAAGGTGATGGCCTGAGGCGATCCGGTAAAATATAAATAAAAGGCTGCATGAACCTTTCGGGACATGCAGCCTTTTGCTTATATGATCACTCAGTAAAAATCTTGTCTAAAACTGATAAGTTACCGCCATCAGCCCAGAGACCTGTCCCTGATGCGCATTTCCGCCATAAGGATGAGAGAAATGATCCCACCTGAGTTCCGGCATAAAAGTAAACGGCCCTTCCCTGTAACTCAGTGTCGCGGTACTGGACCAGACATTCCCGCCCAGAGGAATTACGCTGATGGCATCCTTATCCGTAAAATATTCTTCCCGAACAGCCAGCTGCAGCTTGGCGTTCAACTGCGCCTTCAGGTAAACAGCCTGTCCCCACCAATGTCGCCAGTCGTTGCCGTTGTCTGACGCCTCAGAGACTTTCTTTTTTCTGAAAACAATAGATCCATTCCATCCCAGACTGATAGCGGAAGAAACCGGCAGGGACAGGACTGCATCCAGTTGCTGCACATTGGCGGTATCCACCTGTTTGCCTCCGGAATAATTTAAGGCCAGCACCAGTCCGTTTTCTTTTTCATAGCTATAGCGGGCAATGATCGTCTTATTATTCAATACTGAATCCGGCACGTGTCGATAATCTGTAGGATTACTGATACCAGCCATTAAATGATGGCTACCTTTCACGTATTCAACTTTGACACCCGTATTGGAAAAGGGACCGGTAGAAAATAAATAGGACATGCTATAATTAGCGTTTAAAGCAGGATCCAGCAGTTCATAGCCAATATGCGTGGCCCAGGATCCTGCAGAAAACTTTAACCCCTGGATGGGCTCATAATAAACATAAGCTTGTTTGACCGCGGCCATAATACCCTCATCTGTATAGGCAAAATCCCGGGCCCTTGGGCCAAACCCCAGATCTACCACGACACCTGTTTTTTTATACTGATAGGCCAGCTGCAGGCTGGCCATTCCCAGCTCAAAGCCCCGGTTTTTGCCGGTAAAACTAGTGGTCGGCCCCTGCAGGCCATGAAACACATTTTTGTAATAAAGGTCTACGTTTCCGTGAACGGATAAATGGCCAGATTCCTTCTCGCCAGTGCTATCCTGAGCGGAAACCCAACCTGAGTACAACATAATACTCCCAAGAAGCCAACTTTTAAGTTTCATATGATATTAGTTTAATGATGAGATCGATTCATATAGCCATCTGGGTATTTCAAAACTGAATACCTTATATGAACAAGGGCCTTTTCACGTCCAAGTAGAAAAGGCCCCATGTGATTATTGGTACGAAGAAAACTATTTTGCCCGCCACCGGCCAGGGCGCCATCTATGCAGAGAAAACCTCCTGCTCATAGGTGTAGGATGCATGGGCCGGTGGATCCAGATATTTTTCGTCATGCTGGCTGGCATCCAGGCCTAACTCCTCCTCCTCTTCACTTACACGCAGTGGCAATATGAAATTAATAAACTTGAAAATGCCGTAAGACATCCCGAAACTAAAGACAACGACTATAGCCATACCGGTAAGCTGTGTCAGGAAAAATGAAGCGTTGCCGAAAAACAGGCCATCGGTTCCTGCCGGATTAATCGCCTTAGAAGCAAATACACCGGTCAGCAGCATACCAACGATGCCACCGATGCCATGACAGGGAAAGACATCCAGAACATCATCCAGCGTGGACTTTGTCTTATAGTATACGGCAATATTGGAGATCACGGCAGAAAGTACACCGATAAAAATCGAGCTTGCAATGGAGACAAAACCCGCACCGGGTGTAATGGCCACCAGTCCGACCACAGCACCGATACAAAATCCGAGCACAGACGGTTTTTTTCCTTTCAGCACATCAAAGAACATCCAGGAAAGGCCCGCAGCAGCGGCAGCGGTATTGGTAGTAGCGAAGGCAGAGACAGCCAGGCCATTTGCCCCCAGCGCAGAACCTGCATTAAATCCAAACCAACCGAACCACAGCAGACTGGTCCCGATCAGCACATAAGGGATATTCGCCGGTGCTGTTTCGATATTTTCCAAATGCGCCTTTCTGCGTTTAAGCACAATAGCGCCTGCGAGCGCCGCGCAACCTGCAGAGATATGTACTACGGTTCCACCGGCAAAATCCAGTACGCCCATTTTGGCCAAAAAACCATCGGGATTCCAGCACCAGTGGGCCAGCGGCGCATATACCAGCAAACTAAACAGTACGATAAACAGAATATAGGCCGTAAAGCGGATCCTTTCGGCAACAGCACCGACGACCAGGCCCGGCGTGATGATCGCAAACATCAGTTGAAAAAGTGCGAACAACATCAGCGGAATGGTAGGGGCACCTGCCCAGGGCGCGCCGGAGCTGACATGATTAAAAAACAGAAATGTTGTAGGATTTCCGATCACGCCTCCCAGGGAGTCGCCAAAAGCAAGACTGAATCCGACAACGATCCAAAGTACGCCTACCACGCCGGCTGCCACCACACTTTTGATCATGGTAGACAAAATATTTTTACGGTTTACCATCCCGCCATAAAAAAAGGCAAGACCCGGTGTCATCAAAAAAACAAGCGCAGTAGCCACCAGAATCCAGGCGATGTCGGCAGAATTATACACGCCCGTTCCATCAAAAAGGGAGGTTTCCGGGACAAACAATGAGAGCAGAGCCACCACGGCAAGAACAGAGAACGGTGCCCATTTTTTAAAATCAAAACTTGTTTTCATGAGAAAAGATTTAAATTACTTTATTTTATATCTGTATTATGAAAACAAATTTATGCCGTTTTTTCAATACAATTTTATGTTTGCAATATATATTTTTTATCAATATTTATATAATATTCTTTTGCAAAGATGCTGGTATTCAGCATTTGAAACTTACAACCTATCGTAAATATAGAAAAAATAGTATTATAGGCCTTTTTTAAATAATATCATTCAGAAGTATAAAACGGCATTTTTCAAGATCATTTTTCGGAGTTTTATTCATATATTATATATAGCAATGTGTATAAGTAGATGATTACAGTGTTTCCGTCATTAAACAATTCCTAAATTTCCTTGCCTGATACGGTTAATCCCGCAAATTGTTATACGATAGCTTTAGGTTGATTATATTTGCCTACCTTTTATTATTGATTTTAAATATTGTCCCCTTGAGTATTACGATATATACAAAGAATCTGGTCAAATCTTACCGCAGCAGAACCGTCGTTAATCAGGTTTCTGTTCAGGTAACGCAGGGGGAAATTGTCGGGCTGCTGGGTCCTAACGGAGCCGGCAAGACCACCTCTTTTTATATGGTGGTAGGTCTGATCAAGCCAGATGAAGGCACAGTATTCCTTAATGATCAGGAGATTACAAAACTGCCTATGTATAAACGGGCGCAGATGGGCATTGGCTATTTACCTCAGGAAGCTTCTGTATTCCGCAAACTCAGTGTGGAGGATAATATTATGGCTGTACTGGAAATGACCAAGCTCAGCAAGGCTGAAAGGGAGGCAAAGCTGGAGGACCTCCTCGATGAATTCAGTCTCCACCATGTGCGCAAAAATAACGGAGACAGTCTGAGCGGTGGCGAAAGGCGCCGTACAGAGATCGCCAGAGCACTGGCGGTCGACCCCAAATTTATTCTGCTTGATGAACCTTTTGCCGGCGTGGACCCTATTGCGGTCGAAGATATTCAGGCAGTGGTCGCCAAACTCAAATATAAAAACATCGGAATTTTAATTACCGACCATAACGTAAATGAGACACTCTCGATTTGCGACAGAGCCTATTTACTCATCGAAGGAAAGATCTATAAGCACGGAACGGCTGAAGAACTTGCTGAAGATGAAAAAGTTAGAAGTATGTACCTTGGGACCAACTTTGAACTTAAACGAAAAGACTGGATACTCGAAATGGGCAAAAACGGTGGTCAGGCTACCGGCTCCGCTACCCGTACTGACGGCCGGGACAAGACCGGCGGCTAAGCGCAACAGGCCTGGCAACCGCTTTTCAAAATTATATATACATTAAATATTATGTAGCTGCCGGCTTCAGGATGTTATGGATCGGGGACAGGCAAATTAAATATTTGGATTGAATCCCTATATTATACTACCTTTGCGATGTAAAGAACGGAGGATGAAGGGAACGGCTAACGTTCCCTTCTGTTATTTTCAAAAGAAACTGTATGTCGGATCAACATGTGGAGGGTTTTCTGGATGAGATCTTAAAAACAGAACCCACTTATTTTAAAGTGAAGTTCAAAGTTAAACCCACCAATAATTATAAGATTTATATTGACGGCGACCAGGGAATTACCATTGACCAATGTATTAAATTCAATCGGGCGTTGTATAAGCAAATTGAAGAGGCGGCACTGTATCCTGAAGGTGATTTTTCGCTGGAAGTTTCTTCGCCTGGCGTAGATGAACCCCTGCAGAATATTCGTCAATATAAAAAAAATATAGGTCGTAAAGTAGAAGTAACCCTCACAGATGAGCGGAAACTTGAAGGCATTCTGAAAGAAGTGGCAGAGGATACGATCTCTGTAGAAGAAACAAAAGGAAAAGGCAAGAAAGCTGTAACAGAAGTTGTAGCGTTGCCGTTTAAGGATATAAAAACAACAATTGTTCAAATTCAGTTTTAAAAAGCGAGGCGAGCATCTCGCTTAAAATGGTATAAGAATATGGCAAGTATTAATCTGATCGAAGCGTTCCAGGAATTTAAGGATGCTGAAAACATTGACCGTCCGACCATGATGAAAGTGGTGGAAGATGTCTTTAAGACATTGCTTCGAAAAAAATATGTAAGTGATGAGAACTTTGACGTGATCGTCAATGCGGAACAGGGCGACCTGGAAATTTTCAGAAGAAGGATGATCGTGGAAGACGGAGAGGTGGAAGATCCGCTTGCTGAAATAGCTTACAGTGAAGCCATTAAGATTGAACCTGACTTTGAAGTGGGTGAAGAACTCATCGAGTCTGTTGACCTTTTTGATTTTGGACGCCGGGCTATTCTGGCAGCCAAACAAACCCTTGCCAGCCGTATCGGGGACCTGAAGAAAAATCTGTTGGTCCAACAATACGAAGGACGTCTGGGAGAAATGATCAATGCTGAAGTCTACCAGGTGTGGAGAAAAGAAGTTTTATTATTGGATGACGAGGGCAATGAGTTAATTCTGCCTAAATCAGAACAGATACCGCAGGACTTCTTCAAAAAAGGCGAAAATACCAGAGCTGTCATCAGTCGTGTAGACGTGAAAAACAATACACCGGTGATCATACTTAGCCGCACCAGCCCTGTGTTTCTGGAGAAACTTATGGAAATGGAAGTACCTGAGATCGCTGAAGGACTGATCACGATCAAAAAGATCGTCAGAGAACCAGGGGAGCGTGCCAAAGTAGCCGTTGAAAGCTATGACGACAGAATTGATCCGGTAGGCGCCTGTGTGGGTATGAAAGGCAGTCGCATCCACGGTATCGTCAGAGAATTGAAAAATGAAAATATTGATGTGATTAATTTCACAACAAATACGCAATTATTGATTCAGAGATCGTTGACGCCGGCCAAGATCAGTTATATGGAACTGGACAACGAGAAAAAACGGGCAGAGGTATTTCTGCAGGCGGATCAGGTATCGCTGGCCATTGGACGCCGTGGTGTGAATATCAAACTGGCCTGTGATTTGACTGGCTATAACATTGATGTTTACCGTGAGAATGAAGAAACCGAAGAATTTGATATTGACCTGGTAGAATTCTCTGATGAAATTGATATGTGGATCATCGATGAATTAAAACGTGTTGGCTGTGACACTGCCCGCAGTGTATTAAGCCTCACACCGGAAGAGCTTGAAAGAAGAACCGACCTGGAAAAAGAAACCATCCAGGAAATCAGGCGAATCCTCCAAGAAGAATTTGAAAAAGAGTAAATAAGGCCCCGGAACTGAACTGAGGATCACCTTATCTACGACTAAAAGAAAATATGGCAGAATTGAAATTACCAAGATTATTGGCGGCCGCCAGGGAATTTAATATTGGGCAGGAAACGCTCATAGAATTCCTTGACAGCAAAGGATTTAACAAGGACGACCTCAAACCCACGGCCAAATTGACCGAGGAGCAGTATGCTGCCCTTCAGCGTGAGTTTCAGAGTGACAAACTGGCTAAAGACAAGGCTGATAAAATTGAGATTCCTAAAAGTACAGTTGCCACACAGGCAGAGAAAGAGAAGAAGAAAAAAGTAGAGGCAGTGACCAGTACAGCTGCAGAAGAACAAAGAGAAGAGAGCGCTCCGGCGGAAGCTGTGCAGGAAAGTCCTGTGCAATACGGCCCCGAAGTAGAAGAAACACCTTCTCAGCGGCAACCCGGTGCAGAGGTACCAACCGAGGCCGCACCGGCAGTACCGGATGCACAGCCGGAAGCTCCTGCGGCTAAAGAAGAAAAACCTGTAGTCCAGGCAGAAAATACGACTCCAAAACAGCCGGAAACTGCCCAGACTGAGTCACCGGCGCCAGAAGCCGCATCAGAAACGCCTGCTCCACCAAAAGTTGAACAGACGTCTAAGCCAAAAGGCCAGGAAATCGAAGGGCTTAAAATCATTGACAAAATAGATCTGTCGGCGATCGACTCTTCTACCCGCCCCAAAAAGGCAGCGCCTAAGAAGGAAGAGAAGCAAAGGAAAGCGGAACAGAAACAGGGTGTTAAACCCGAAACGCAGCAGCCTACGCCGGCAGCGCCACCTAAAGCGCCTCTGGCACCAAAAGCACCGGCTGTGCCGGTTGCGCCATCCGAAACAGAGGAAAATAAACCCCCTGTGATTGAAAATATCCGGGCAGCTAAACTAGAGGGGCCTAAGATCCTTGGTAAAATTCAGTTGCCGGTAGACAGCGATACAAGACCCAAACCGAATAAGGATGCGGGACGCAAACGTAAACGTATTCCACTGGAAAACAAAAGGCCGACCGGAGAAGGTGGTCATGGCGGCGGCCAGCATCGCCCAGGTCAGGGAAGCAGGCCCGGACAGGGACAAGGTCAGACGGGCAACCGGCCCGGACCGCATGGAGGCAGAGCCGGTAACCGGCCAAAATATACGCCACATACGGAGGCTGATAAAGAAATCGACCAAAAACGTATCCAGGAAAAGATCAAGGAGACCCAGGCCAAACTGGCCGGAAGCGGCGGCTCCAAAGCCAAATCAAAGGCCAAGCACCGCAGGGAAAAACGTCAGGAAATGGCCGAGGCGATGGAAGCTGCAGCCAACAAACAGGATACTCGTTTGCAGGTAACTGAGTTTATCACAGTAAGCGAACTGGCCAATCTGATGGATGTCAGCTTCACAGACATTATCAGTAAATGTATGGGGCTGGGCATCATGGTTTCGATCAATCAGCGTCTGGATGCGGAAGTTATTGAACTCGTCGCGGAAGAATTTGGTTATGAAGTAGACTTTATCGGTCTGGATGATGTCAACGAGGAAGATGAAGATCAGGATACAGATGCTCCTGAAGACCTGTTGCCCCGTAACCCGATCGTTACGATCATGGGACACGTTGACCATGGTAAAACCTCTTTGCTGGATTATATCAGAAGAACCAAGGTGGCCAGCGGCGAAGCCGGAGGTATCACTCAGCATATTGGTGCCTATGTCGTTAATGTCGGCGATAATAAGATCACCTTCCTTGACACTCCGGGTCACGAGGCCTTTACGGCCATGCGTGCCAGAGGTGCTAAAGTAACGGATATCGCAGTGATCGTAGTCGCAGCCGACGACGCTGTGATGCCACAGACGAAAGAGGCGATCAGTCACGCACAGGCAGCCGGCGTACCGATGATCTTTGCGATTAACAAAATAGATAAAGATGGAGCGAATCCTCAAAAAATATACGAACAGCTTTCTCAGATGAATATTCTGGTGGAAGAATGGGGCGGTAAATTCCAGAGTCAGGAAATCTCTGCTAAACAAGGACTGAATGTAGACGCCTTG containing:
- a CDS encoding SDR family oxidoreductase, whose amino-acid sequence is MQIVITGATRGIGKAVAEIFAKESTPHHFFLCARKETELATLQSIIKDHLQQHTVTTFVCDLLDNSQISAFADLILRSGQAVDLLINNAGIYEPGSCYNEPEGQLGKMLQVNLMSAYHLTRALLPPMIERKKGHVFNLCSIASIQAYANGGSYSISKYALSGFTKNLREELKPLGIKVTGIYPGATLSSSWDGLDIDPNRIMQVDDVAKMIYQAAHLSVQAVVEDIILRPQLGDL
- a CDS encoding 2-hydroxyacid dehydrogenase — its product is MKVFATKVIPDNAKAFLSANNIVVDEWTNQTPITKNELTKIVTSGKYTGLFVLGAKIDAEIIHAIQRNIQVISLLSVGYDNIDLHAATMAGIPVSNTPDVLNDATAETAFLLMQNVARKAFYNYRRIMEDKWHNDSFITNLGVDLQGKTLGIFGLGKIGLVMGKLCRAAFNMEVIYHNRSRNPKADKTLNAQFVSFDELLHRSDVLSIHCALTPETTRVFNAAVFKKMKNSSILINTARGKVVDEPALIQALQKAEIWGAGLDVTDPEPMQPDNPLLQMATVAVLPHIGSATVNTRHRMAQLAAENMLLGLTGKRLKTIVNEEVYSIKK
- a CDS encoding geranylgeranylglyceryl/heptaprenylglyceryl phosphate synthase, producing the protein MAAIYQRFIEQKQAGKKAFAVLIDPDKMNDSDIDPIVEQALAAGVDYFFVGGSLVVVNTVDQNIQRIKSKCDIPVILFPGSPSQVSKYADALFYLSLISGRNPELLIGQHVISAPMVRSSGLEVMPTGYMVIDGGAPTSVSYIANTAPIPADKSDIALCTAMAGEMLGLKLIYMDAGSGARNPIEEKMIQRVSGSISVPLIVGGGIKTPEKAAANCRAGADVVVVGNAIEKDLSLMKEISGAVHAL
- a CDS encoding 5-(carboxyamino)imidazole ribonucleotide synthase; this translates as MQKIGILGGGQLGRMLLQAAADFVVDTYVLENDPGCPAAHLCHHFVQGDIRNFDDVYNFGKGLDALTIEIESVNVDALDALEKEGVRVYPKPAAIRTIKNKILQKTFYKDHEIPSPSFIITNSQAEVRSRKDLLPAVHKLGEGGYDGRGVEVLRKEEDLDKAFDQPAVLETMVEIEKEIAITVAKNDQGELTLFPAVEMLFDQKLNLLDFQLSPARIDKQVLWKAEAMAQKVVEKLNSPGLFAVELFIDRTGNVWVNETAPRVHNSGHHTIEANYCSQYHMLLRILMQLPLGNTAPIIPSSIVNILGAPGYQGEAKYEGLDEVLKMDNVFVHLYGKTMTKPGRKMGHVTILSQEPQELIFKANKIKNILKVMA
- a CDS encoding outer membrane beta-barrel protein; this translates as MKLKSWLLGSIMLYSGWVSAQDSTGEKESGHLSVHGNVDLYYKNVFHGLQGPTTSFTGKNRGFELGMASLQLAYQYKKTGVVVDLGFGPRARDFAYTDEGIMAAVKQAYVYYEPIQGLKFSAGSWATHIGYELLDPALNANYSMSYLFSTGPFSNTGVKVEYVKGSHHLMAGISNPTDYRHVPDSVLNNKTIIARYSYEKENGLVLALNYSGGKQVDTANVQQLDAVLSLPVSSAISLGWNGSIVFRKKKVSEASDNGNDWRHWWGQAVYLKAQLNAKLQLAVREEYFTDKDAISVIPLGGNVWSSTATLSYREGPFTFMPELRWDHFSHPYGGNAHQGQVSGLMAVTYQF
- a CDS encoding ammonium transporter encodes the protein MKTSFDFKKWAPFSVLAVVALLSLFVPETSLFDGTGVYNSADIAWILVATALVFLMTPGLAFFYGGMVNRKNILSTMIKSVVAAGVVGVLWIVVGFSLAFGDSLGGVIGNPTTFLFFNHVSSGAPWAGAPTIPLMLFALFQLMFAIITPGLVVGAVAERIRFTAYILFIVLFSLLVYAPLAHWCWNPDGFLAKMGVLDFAGGTVVHISAGCAALAGAIVLKRRKAHLENIETAPANIPYVLIGTSLLWFGWFGFNAGSALGANGLAVSAFATTNTAAAAAGLSWMFFDVLKGKKPSVLGFCIGAVVGLVAITPGAGFVSIASSIFIGVLSAVISNIAVYYKTKSTLDDVLDVFPCHGIGGIVGMLLTGVFASKAINPAGTDGLFFGNASFFLTQLTGMAIVVVFSFGMSYGIFKFINFILPLRVSEEEEELGLDASQHDEKYLDPPAHASYTYEQEVFSA
- the lptB gene encoding LPS export ABC transporter ATP-binding protein, whose amino-acid sequence is MSITIYTKNLVKSYRSRTVVNQVSVQVTQGEIVGLLGPNGAGKTTSFYMVVGLIKPDEGTVFLNDQEITKLPMYKRAQMGIGYLPQEASVFRKLSVEDNIMAVLEMTKLSKAEREAKLEDLLDEFSLHHVRKNNGDSLSGGERRRTEIARALAVDPKFILLDEPFAGVDPIAVEDIQAVVAKLKYKNIGILITDHNVNETLSICDRAYLLIEGKIYKHGTAEELAEDEKVRSMYLGTNFELKRKDWILEMGKNGGQATGSATRTDGRDKTGG
- a CDS encoding LSm family protein — protein: MSDQHVEGFLDEILKTEPTYFKVKFKVKPTNNYKIYIDGDQGITIDQCIKFNRALYKQIEEAALYPEGDFSLEVSSPGVDEPLQNIRQYKKNIGRKVEVTLTDERKLEGILKEVAEDTISVEETKGKGKKAVTEVVALPFKDIKTTIVQIQF
- the nusA gene encoding transcription termination factor NusA, producing MASINLIEAFQEFKDAENIDRPTMMKVVEDVFKTLLRKKYVSDENFDVIVNAEQGDLEIFRRRMIVEDGEVEDPLAEIAYSEAIKIEPDFEVGEELIESVDLFDFGRRAILAAKQTLASRIGDLKKNLLVQQYEGRLGEMINAEVYQVWRKEVLLLDDEGNELILPKSEQIPQDFFKKGENTRAVISRVDVKNNTPVIILSRTSPVFLEKLMEMEVPEIAEGLITIKKIVREPGERAKVAVESYDDRIDPVGACVGMKGSRIHGIVRELKNENIDVINFTTNTQLLIQRSLTPAKISYMELDNEKKRAEVFLQADQVSLAIGRRGVNIKLACDLTGYNIDVYRENEETEEFDIDLVEFSDEIDMWIIDELKRVGCDTARSVLSLTPEELERRTDLEKETIQEIRRILQEEFEKE